The bacterium genome segment TTTGATTAATTTTGCAACTTTTTTGGCATCATCACCTTCTAGGCCTTGTTTTAGCTTGATTTTGATACGTTGTGCGCCACCTGTTGCTTGTTCAACTTGGCCGAGATCGAGTGCTTTGAGGCTGACTCCGCGTTTGGCGAGTTTTTGGTTAAAGATGTCTTGCAGGGCTTTCATTTTCATTTGGTCTTCGGCGAAAATGGAAATTTCAGATTTTTCAAGGTCAATTGAACTTTTGCTGCCGCGAAAATCGTAGCGACCTTCGAGCTCCTTTTTGGCTTGATTTACGGCATTATCTACTTCCTGAAGATTGACTTCAGAGACAACATCAAAACTTGGCATTCTACGTCTCCGTGCTAGTTAATTATATGCTTCTTACTAAACTATTGTTATTAAAGCATTCTTTAGTCGAAGTATTTTTATACGGCAAAAATCATCGCAGAATTTTAAAAAAACCTCAAGTTATTGGACACTTGCGAATTGTGCACACGAAAGCTAGTTTCACGAGCTGAATATCAATTGCAATTGGAAGAGGAGAACGACTGTGCCTGAAGTGCAAAGTTTGCCCTTAGTTCAAATCGAACTCGAAAAATCTGTTGAAGAAGTATTTGGAAATACGTTTAAGCGTGAAGAGCCTCAGCGCTGGGTGGAGTACGGTTTGACTTTTCGTGTTGCCCCAGAAAGTTTGCTTAGTTGCTGCCAAACATTAAAAGAGCACCGTAAATTTTTATTTAACATGTTAATCGACATCACTGCGGTTGATTTCCTTGATAGTCGCAGGGAGCGTTTTGACGTTGTCTATCAGTTTTTAAGTTTAACCTATCAGAGCAGGCTTTGTTTAAAGGTTGCTGTGACTGAAGAGCAGCCGGCTGTAGCTTCGGTGCGCTCGCTT includes the following:
- a CDS encoding YajQ family cyclic di-GMP-binding protein, whose translation is MPSFDVVSEVNLQEVDNAVNQAKKELEGRYDFRGSKSSIDLEKSEISIFAEDQMKMKALQDIFNQKLAKRGVSLKALDLGQVEQATGGAQRIKIKLKQGLEGDDAKKVAKLIKEADLKKVQASIMGDHVRISGPKKDDLQAAMQLLRDKSDRELQFKNFKD
- a CDS encoding NADH-quinone oxidoreductase subunit C is translated as MPEVQSLPLVQIELEKSVEEVFGNTFKREEPQRWVEYGLTFRVAPESLLSCCQTLKEHRKFLFNMLIDITAVDFLDSRRERFDVVYQFLSLTYQSRLCLKVAVTEEQPAVASVRSLWAAANFLEREVWDMYGIDFPGHGDLRRILMYDEFVGHPLRKDYHIQHKQPRVPLRLPELRNESVDMNKAELVSLPSRQKSLEKQSVNEQGAS